One part of the Aliivibrio fischeri ATCC 7744 = JCM 18803 = DSM 507 genome encodes these proteins:
- a CDS encoding ISL3 family transposase, translated as MPNNTFLSSFWKGFQIVKSHKTDSLISITLKPDSPAFCSCGRLSEFTHDTQWRTIKDAMILGTPVELLIQTRRITCLLCGTKTEAISWLKPYSRLTNRLIEYIEQLLPLLPIKHISELTGVHWHTIKNIDKQRLKRVIPDIPWDKLRQLVMDEFAIFKGHRYATVIADAQTHQVLWIGLGRSRTDIRPFFEELGKHAENIEAVAMDMNTAFDLEVKAHCPNARIVYDLFHVVAKYGREVMDRVRVDQANQLKEDKKARRWIKRSRWILLKNRDNLDVNQQSYLDEILSVNHDLMVTHLLGEQLKELWYCDSETQAIELWDVWWQQVNESGIKPLISFARKLKPYLHGIVSSSLYRLNTCTLEGINNKIKLIKRMGYGYRDTDYFFMKIKAAFPGKPR; from the coding sequence ATGCCAAATAATACTTTTTTATCATCCTTCTGGAAAGGTTTTCAGATCGTAAAGTCTCATAAAACTGATTCATTAATCTCTATAACCTTAAAACCTGACTCCCCAGCATTCTGCTCTTGCGGGCGACTCTCTGAATTTACTCACGATACTCAGTGGCGAACTATTAAAGACGCTATGATATTAGGAACTCCAGTTGAACTTTTGATTCAGACTAGGCGCATTACATGTTTGCTATGCGGTACAAAAACGGAAGCAATATCTTGGCTTAAACCATACTCACGCCTGACTAATCGATTGATAGAATATATTGAACAACTGCTGCCTTTGCTGCCGATTAAACATATTTCAGAACTGACTGGAGTACATTGGCACACGATAAAGAATATTGATAAACAACGACTTAAACGAGTTATCCCTGACATACCATGGGATAAATTACGCCAACTAGTGATGGATGAGTTTGCCATATTTAAAGGACATCGATATGCAACAGTGATTGCCGATGCGCAGACACATCAAGTGCTTTGGATTGGTTTAGGTAGAAGCCGAACTGATATCAGGCCTTTCTTTGAAGAGCTTGGTAAGCATGCCGAAAATATCGAAGCAGTGGCTATGGATATGAATACAGCTTTCGATCTCGAAGTGAAAGCTCATTGCCCTAATGCACGTATTGTATACGATCTTTTTCATGTGGTAGCCAAATATGGACGAGAGGTAATGGATAGGGTTAGGGTAGATCAAGCGAATCAACTCAAAGAAGACAAAAAAGCTCGTCGTTGGATTAAGCGTTCACGCTGGATCCTTTTGAAAAATAGAGACAATCTAGACGTAAATCAACAGAGTTATTTAGATGAAATACTTTCGGTAAACCACGATTTAATGGTGACTCATTTGCTAGGAGAGCAATTAAAAGAGCTCTGGTATTGTGACTCAGAAACGCAGGCAATAGAACTATGGGATGTATGGTGGCAACAGGTAAATGAGAGTGGGATCAAACCACTAATCAGTTTTGCACGAAAGTTAAAACCATACCTTCACGGAATTGTTAGTTCGTCTTTATATCGATTAAATACATGTACACTGGAAGGAATAAATAACAAAATTAAGTTAATCAAAAGAATGGGGTATGGCTACAGAGATACGGACTATTTCTTTATGAAGATAAAAGCGGCTTTCCCCGGAAAGCCGCGATGA
- the uvrB gene encoding excinuclease ABC subunit UvrB produces MSSAYELVSNYQPAGDQPQAIKTLNEGLENGLAHQTLLGVTGSGKTFTLANVIAHSGRPTIIMAHNKTLAAQLYGEMKAFFPNNAVEYFVSYFDYYQPEAYVPTTDTFIEKDSSVNEHIEQMRLSATKALLERKDAIIIASVSAIYGLGDPKAYLSMMLHLRRGDIINQRDMLRRLAELQYKRNDMAFERGTFRVRGEVLDIFPAESEHEAIRIEMFDDEVERISKFDPLTGSIIAKDMPRCTIYPKTHYVTPREQVLDAIEKIKVDLAIRQKELLENNKLVEEQRITQRTQFDIEMMNELGFCSGIENYSRYLSGRPEGEAPPTLFDYLPQDGLLIIDESHITVSQIGAMYKGDRSRKENLVEYGFRLPSALDNRPLRFEEFEALAPQTIYVSATPGKYEIEKSDGEIAEQVVRPTGLLDPVIEVRPVATQVDDLLSEIRIRTKNNERVLVTTLTKRMAEDLTEYLDEHGVKVRYLHSDIDTVERVEIIRDLRLGEFDVLVGINLLREGLDMPEVSLVAILDADKEGFLRSERSLIQTIGRAARNLEGKAILYADKITGSMEKAIGETERRREKQQLHNEALGIVPQALKKDVADILELGDMTKNKRKVVAPKIKLSEVAEEGASYSSMSPQQLEKAIQKLESKMYQHAKDLEFEQAAQVRDEIDNLRKQFIVNS; encoded by the coding sequence ATGTCTAGTGCGTATGAACTCGTATCTAATTATCAACCTGCGGGCGATCAACCTCAAGCGATAAAAACACTTAATGAAGGTCTTGAAAATGGGTTAGCTCACCAAACGTTACTGGGGGTTACTGGTTCAGGTAAAACATTTACTCTTGCTAATGTTATTGCTCATTCTGGTCGCCCAACGATCATTATGGCTCATAACAAAACATTAGCAGCACAGTTATATGGTGAAATGAAAGCCTTCTTCCCAAATAACGCCGTTGAATATTTTGTTTCTTATTTTGATTATTACCAACCAGAAGCCTATGTACCAACGACGGATACATTTATAGAAAAAGACTCATCGGTTAATGAGCACATTGAGCAAATGCGTTTATCAGCAACCAAAGCACTATTAGAACGCAAAGATGCGATTATTATTGCTTCTGTTTCAGCAATATATGGCTTAGGTGATCCAAAAGCCTATTTGAGTATGATGCTGCATTTACGCCGTGGTGACATTATTAATCAAAGAGACATGCTGCGTCGTTTAGCCGAATTGCAATATAAGCGTAATGACATGGCTTTTGAACGAGGTACATTTCGAGTTCGTGGGGAAGTGTTGGATATTTTTCCAGCAGAGTCTGAACATGAAGCCATTCGTATTGAAATGTTTGATGATGAAGTTGAGCGCATCAGTAAGTTTGATCCATTAACAGGGTCAATTATAGCGAAAGATATGCCACGTTGTACTATCTACCCTAAAACACACTATGTAACCCCTCGTGAACAGGTCTTAGATGCGATCGAAAAGATCAAAGTCGATCTTGCTATTAGACAAAAAGAATTGCTAGAAAATAATAAGCTTGTTGAAGAGCAGCGTATCACTCAGCGAACTCAATTTGATATTGAAATGATGAACGAACTGGGTTTTTGCTCAGGGATTGAAAACTATTCACGTTATTTGAGTGGTCGTCCAGAAGGTGAGGCTCCTCCAACCTTGTTTGATTATTTACCACAAGATGGCCTATTAATTATTGATGAATCTCATATTACCGTTTCTCAAATAGGTGCTATGTATAAGGGGGACCGCTCACGTAAAGAGAATTTAGTCGAGTATGGATTTAGACTACCATCGGCATTAGACAATCGTCCGTTGCGTTTTGAAGAATTTGAAGCATTAGCCCCTCAAACTATTTATGTATCAGCTACTCCTGGTAAATATGAGATAGAAAAGTCAGATGGAGAAATTGCCGAACAAGTCGTACGTCCAACTGGATTATTAGATCCTGTGATTGAAGTTCGTCCAGTGGCGACACAAGTGGATGATTTATTATCAGAGATCCGTATTCGAACTAAAAACAATGAACGAGTATTAGTGACAACATTGACGAAGCGTATGGCTGAAGACCTAACGGAATATCTTGATGAGCATGGCGTAAAAGTTCGTTATTTACATTCAGATATTGATACGGTTGAACGTGTCGAAATTATTCGTGATTTACGTCTAGGTGAGTTTGATGTACTTGTTGGCATTAACTTACTTCGAGAAGGCCTAGACATGCCTGAGGTTTCATTGGTTGCGATTTTAGATGCAGATAAAGAAGGCTTTTTACGTTCTGAACGTTCGTTAATTCAAACGATTGGTCGTGCTGCTCGTAACTTAGAGGGTAAAGCCATTCTTTATGCTGATAAGATCACTGGTTCAATGGAAAAAGCCATTGGTGAAACAGAAAGACGAAGAGAGAAGCAGCAATTACACAATGAAGCGTTAGGTATTGTTCCACAAGCGCTTAAGAAAGACGTTGCCGATATTCTTGAATTGGGTGATATGACTAAAAATAAACGTAAAGTCGTTGCACCTAAGATTAAGTTATCTGAAGTTGCAGAAGAAGGAGCTAGTTACAGTTCGATGTCGCCACAACAGTTAGAAAAGGCGATTCAGAAGCTAGAAAGTAAGATGTATCAACATGCGAAAGACTTGGAATTTGAACAAGCTGCACAAGTTCGAGATGAGATTGATAATTTAAGAAAACAATTTATAGTGAATAGTTAG
- the luxO gene encoding quorum-sensing sigma-54 dependent transcriptional regulator LuxO: protein MIQKKYLLMVEDTASVAALYRSYLNPLGFDIDVVAKGVEAIEKIKLRTPDLVLLDLRLPDMTGFDVLAEIRKDNQSIPVVLMTAHGSIDAAVEAMQLGAQDFLIKPCEADRLRVTVNNALRRAQKDQKEFQENPKDTNKQYQGFIGSSSQMHQVYRTIDSAAPSKATVFITGESGTGKEVCAEAIHAASKRGDGPFIAINCAAIPKDLIESELFGHVKGAFTGASVDRKGAAEQADGGTLFLDELCEMDLDLQTKLLRFIQTGTFQKVGSSKMSRVDVRFVCATNRDPWLEVQEGRFREDLYYRLHVIPLTLPPLRDRGNDIIEIGHSILGHFSHEEGREFITFSPEVVDRFLNYDWPGNVRQLQNVIRNVVVLNKGKEVELSMLPPPLSLDSKSGVNIASNVSISDSTKPTESILPSNRILDSKDQETIIPLWQSEKQIIENAIELCGGNIPQAAKQLEVSPSTIYRKLQSWNER from the coding sequence ATGATACAAAAAAAATATTTATTAATGGTAGAAGATACCGCTTCCGTTGCTGCGTTATATCGCTCTTATTTAAACCCGTTAGGTTTTGATATTGACGTCGTAGCTAAAGGTGTTGAAGCCATTGAGAAAATAAAATTAAGAACCCCAGACCTTGTGTTACTAGATTTACGTCTGCCTGACATGACAGGTTTTGATGTCTTGGCTGAAATTCGCAAAGATAACCAAAGTATTCCTGTTGTTTTAATGACGGCTCATGGCTCTATTGATGCTGCAGTAGAAGCCATGCAGTTAGGGGCTCAAGATTTCTTAATCAAACCATGCGAAGCTGACCGTTTGAGGGTTACGGTAAATAACGCATTACGACGTGCACAAAAAGACCAGAAAGAATTTCAAGAAAATCCAAAAGATACCAATAAACAGTATCAAGGGTTTATTGGTAGTAGCTCTCAAATGCATCAGGTGTATCGCACGATAGATTCCGCCGCACCAAGTAAAGCAACGGTATTTATTACTGGTGAATCGGGGACGGGTAAAGAGGTGTGTGCAGAAGCCATCCATGCAGCTAGTAAGCGTGGAGACGGGCCTTTTATTGCTATTAACTGTGCGGCAATTCCAAAAGATTTAATTGAAAGTGAGCTTTTTGGTCACGTTAAAGGTGCATTTACAGGTGCCTCAGTTGATCGAAAAGGTGCTGCCGAACAAGCAGATGGAGGTACGCTTTTCCTCGATGAATTATGTGAAATGGATTTGGATTTACAAACCAAATTATTGCGATTTATTCAAACGGGTACTTTTCAAAAAGTTGGTTCTTCTAAAATGAGTCGAGTTGATGTTCGATTTGTGTGTGCGACTAACCGTGACCCTTGGTTAGAAGTTCAAGAAGGACGCTTTAGAGAAGACCTTTATTATCGTCTGCATGTTATCCCTTTAACGTTACCGCCTTTAAGAGATAGAGGTAATGATATTATTGAGATTGGACACTCAATCCTTGGGCACTTTTCACATGAGGAAGGTCGCGAATTTATCACATTTAGTCCCGAGGTTGTGGACAGGTTTTTGAATTACGATTGGCCTGGAAACGTACGACAATTGCAAAATGTGATTAGGAATGTAGTCGTATTAAATAAAGGAAAAGAAGTCGAATTATCCATGCTGCCCCCTCCATTATCATTAGATAGTAAGAGTGGTGTAAATATTGCATCTAATGTATCCATAAGCGATTCAACTAAGCCTACAGAATCTATTCTGCCTAGTAATAGGATCTTAGATAGTAAAGATCAAGAAACTATTATTCCGTTATGGCAATCTGAAAAACAGATCATTGAAAACGCAATTGAACTATGTGGTGGGAACATTCCACAAGCCGCTAAGCAATTAGAGGTTAGTCCCTCTACAATATATAGAAAACTACAGTCTTGGAATGAAAGATAA
- a CDS encoding Hpt domain-containing protein, with protein MSQYVNQIAVNQLMQEVGDENIPVLFGIFCDELDDFIGALSSHPEIDKVREISHCLKSSAGSFGADKLAKMAIHIEEKAKQKQEKWVERNISEFVDIARQTEMAYRELLLK; from the coding sequence GTGAGTCAGTATGTTAATCAAATCGCTGTAAATCAATTAATGCAGGAAGTTGGAGATGAAAATATCCCTGTGCTTTTTGGTATTTTTTGTGATGAGTTAGATGATTTTATTGGGGCGCTTAGTAGTCATCCTGAAATTGATAAAGTAAGAGAAATTAGCCATTGTCTAAAGAGCAGTGCGGGCAGTTTTGGTGCAGATAAGCTTGCAAAAATGGCGATTCATATTGAAGAAAAAGCGAAGCAGAAACAAGAAAAATGGGTTGAGCGCAATATCTCTGAATTTGTAGACATTGCGCGTCAAACTGAAATGGCTTATCGAGAGCTCTTACTTAAGTAA
- the yvcK gene encoding uridine diphosphate-N-acetylglucosamine-binding protein YvcK, producing the protein MIEHKIVAIGGGHGLGRVLAALSDFGGNATGIVATTDNGGSTGRIRECQGGIAWGDTRNCINQLIMDPSISSMMFEYRFKGQGELHGHNLGNLMLTALDNLSVRPLDAINLIRDMLKVETHIIPMSEHPSDLGALTSDLRKISGETNVDEMDELPLRLFLDPEVPATLEAIDAVKQADLILLGPGSFLTSIMPPLLLPGIGKAINSNKKAKVVFIDNLSKEFGPAGKMDHRMMLEWCERACSGRKVDIILTDKELNGLQQEYDCKKTDLASPNHDWRHDREKLKDAIIDLLK; encoded by the coding sequence ATGATTGAACATAAAATTGTTGCTATTGGCGGCGGTCACGGACTAGGTCGAGTTCTCGCGGCATTAAGTGACTTTGGTGGCAATGCAACTGGAATTGTTGCAACGACTGATAACGGTGGTTCCACAGGCCGTATACGTGAATGCCAAGGCGGAATTGCCTGGGGTGATACACGTAACTGTATCAATCAATTAATTATGGACCCGTCAATCAGTTCAATGATGTTTGAGTACCGTTTTAAAGGCCAAGGTGAACTGCACGGGCACAATTTGGGTAACTTAATGCTGACGGCGTTGGATAACTTAAGTGTTCGTCCATTAGATGCAATTAATCTAATTCGTGACATGCTAAAAGTAGAAACCCATATCATCCCAATGTCCGAGCACCCATCAGATTTGGGAGCATTAACCTCAGATTTACGTAAAATATCTGGCGAAACTAATGTCGATGAAATGGATGAACTTCCTTTACGTTTATTTCTCGACCCTGAAGTACCAGCAACACTTGAAGCCATTGATGCTGTCAAACAAGCGGATTTAATATTACTTGGCCCTGGAAGCTTTTTAACAAGCATCATGCCACCTCTTTTACTTCCGGGTATAGGAAAAGCCATTAATTCAAACAAGAAAGCCAAAGTCGTTTTTATTGATAATCTATCTAAAGAATTTGGTCCAGCAGGTAAAATGGATCATAGAATGATGCTTGAATGGTGTGAACGCGCATGTTCAGGACGAAAGGTAGATATTATTCTAACAGATAAAGAATTAAATGGATTACAACAAGAATACGATTGCAAGAAGACTGATCTCGCATCGCCAAATCATGATTGGCGACACGATAGAGAAAAGTTAAAAGACGCGATTATTGATTTACTTAAGTAA
- the moaA gene encoding GTP 3',8-cyclase MoaA, translated as MAQQFADNFDRKFYYLRLSVTDVCNFKCTYCLPDGYKPEKGKRESFLELDEIERTVSAFARCGTSKVRITGGEPSLRKDFTDIIRTVASQPGITKVATTTNGYRMEKHVAEWREAGLTDINVSVDSLNPHMFYQITGENKFAEVMAGIDKALEVGFKQVKVNTVLLKDLNSTELPLFLKWIQTRPIQLRFIELMQTGEMNDLFKNHHQSGVSIRNHLIANGWLLKARGESDGPAQVFIHPDYVGEIGLIMPYEKDFCQSCNRLRVSAKGKLHMCLFGDYGVDLRDLLQQDSQQDELIQRIQTQLNNKAEGHFLHDGHAGMTPHLASIGG; from the coding sequence GTGGCGCAACAATTCGCAGATAATTTTGATCGTAAGTTCTATTACTTACGATTGTCAGTTACAGACGTCTGTAACTTTAAATGTACTTATTGCTTACCTGATGGTTATAAACCAGAAAAGGGAAAGCGTGAGTCCTTCCTTGAACTTGATGAAATCGAACGTACAGTAAGTGCGTTTGCTCGTTGTGGTACGTCAAAAGTACGTATTACAGGGGGAGAACCAAGTCTTCGCAAAGATTTCACTGATATTATTCGTACTGTTGCCTCTCAGCCTGGTATTACTAAGGTTGCAACTACTACCAACGGTTATCGTATGGAAAAACATGTTGCAGAATGGAGAGAAGCAGGGTTAACCGATATTAATGTGAGTGTTGATAGCTTAAATCCACATATGTTTTATCAGATCACTGGCGAAAATAAATTTGCTGAAGTGATGGCTGGTATTGATAAAGCGCTTGAAGTTGGTTTTAAACAAGTCAAAGTAAATACCGTATTATTAAAAGATCTCAATAGCACCGAACTTCCTTTATTTTTAAAGTGGATTCAAACTCGCCCGATTCAATTGCGCTTTATTGAATTAATGCAAACGGGTGAAATGAATGATCTATTTAAAAATCATCATCAATCTGGTGTGTCTATTCGAAATCATCTTATTGCCAATGGTTGGTTATTAAAAGCTCGTGGTGAAAGCGATGGTCCTGCGCAGGTATTTATTCATCCTGATTACGTGGGTGAAATAGGACTTATCATGCCATATGAAAAAGATTTTTGTCAGAGCTGTAACCGACTTCGTGTATCGGCAAAAGGCAAGTTACATATGTGTTTATTTGGTGATTATGGTGTGGATCTTCGCGACTTATTACAGCAAGATTCTCAACAAGATGAATTAATCCAACGAATTCAAACTCAGCTAAATAACAAAGCTGAAGGCCATTTTTTACATGATGGCCACGCAGGAATGACCCCTCATTTAGCCTCAATTGGCGGATAA
- the moaC gene encoding cyclic pyranopterin monophosphate synthase MoaC yields the protein MSNFTHINASGEANMVDVSAKQETVREARAEAFVHMAPETLELIVSGSHHKGDVFATARIAGIQAAKKTWDLIPLCHPLLLSKVEVQLEAIEAENMVRIESVCKLAGKTGVEMEALTAASVAALTIYDMCKAVQKDMVIGQVRLLEKTGGKSGHFKADA from the coding sequence ATGTCAAATTTTACTCATATTAATGCCTCTGGTGAGGCAAACATGGTTGATGTTTCTGCGAAACAAGAAACCGTTCGTGAAGCTCGTGCTGAAGCCTTTGTTCATATGGCTCCAGAAACGTTAGAGCTTATCGTTTCAGGCTCTCACCATAAAGGTGATGTTTTTGCTACAGCACGTATTGCAGGTATTCAAGCGGCCAAAAAAACATGGGATTTAATCCCACTTTGTCATCCTCTATTACTTTCTAAAGTTGAAGTTCAACTTGAAGCGATTGAGGCTGAAAACATGGTTCGAATCGAGTCAGTATGCAAGCTAGCAGGTAAAACAGGTGTTGAGATGGAAGCATTAACAGCGGCATCCGTTGCGGCATTGACCATTTATGACATGTGTAAAGCGGTCCAAAAAGATATGGTTATTGGTCAAGTTCGTTTATTAGAAAAAACGGGCGGTAAATCTGGACACTTTAAGGCAGACGCATGA
- the moaD gene encoding molybdopterin synthase sulfur carrier subunit, translating into MITVLFFAQTKELIGTDKLELSGEYATAEAIRQELSQKGDKWDLALEKGKLLVAINQTISSLDSTVSDGDEVAFFPPVTGG; encoded by the coding sequence ATGATTACAGTATTATTTTTCGCACAAACAAAAGAGTTAATTGGCACTGATAAACTGGAACTATCTGGTGAATACGCAACGGCGGAAGCCATTCGTCAGGAATTAAGCCAAAAGGGCGATAAGTGGGACTTAGCGTTAGAAAAAGGCAAGCTGCTTGTTGCTATTAATCAAACGATTTCAAGCTTAGATTCTACTGTTTCTGATGGTGATGAAGTTGCTTTTTTCCCACCAGTAACAGGTGGTTAA
- the moaE gene encoding molybdopterin synthase catalytic subunit MoaE, with protein sequence MISVQEHDFNVGDEYQLLAEGTAAGAVVTFIGKVRDMNLGDDVTGLSLEHYPGMTEKSLNDIVAQAKERWPLLKVKVIHRVGDLELGDQIVFVGVSSAHRGAAFDSCEFIMDYLKTNAPFWKKERTTKEVRWVESRDTDKTAAERWEK encoded by the coding sequence ATGATTTCTGTTCAAGAGCATGATTTTAATGTTGGCGATGAATATCAATTACTAGCAGAAGGTACTGCAGCTGGTGCCGTCGTTACTTTCATTGGTAAAGTTCGTGATATGAACTTAGGTGATGATGTTACAGGTCTATCCTTAGAACATTACCCAGGAATGACTGAGAAGTCTCTTAACGATATCGTTGCACAAGCTAAAGAGCGTTGGCCTCTACTTAAAGTGAAGGTGATTCATAGAGTCGGTGACTTAGAACTTGGCGATCAAATTGTCTTTGTGGGTGTATCAAGTGCTCACCGTGGTGCTGCGTTTGATTCTTGTGAATTCATTATGGATTACTTGAAAACCAATGCTCCGTTCTGGAAAAAAGAGCGAACTACAAAAGAAGTGCGTTGGGTTGAATCTCGAGATACAGATAAAACAGCGGCAGAGCGTTGGGAAAAATAG
- a CDS encoding alpha-L-glutamate ligase-like protein, which produces MFSRFTSPSKLKAKGIMGMNQRNGSYIGRYNDRSKYPLVDDKLKTKIIAEKAGATVPKLIGVIDSQAEVKNIHNIVKDWPGFVIKPAQGSGGKGILVVTSHKDGVYTKPSGAEASKQDVERHITNTLAGLFSLGGKNDVAVIENLIQFDDVFDGFSYEGVPDVRIIVFKGYPVMAMMRLSTSDSDGKANLHQGAVGVGIDIGTGKAVRAVQFDLPVETHPDTGKLLSTLEVPHWEKLLTLASSAWEMTGLGYMGTDMVLDKEYGPMVLELNARPGLAIQIANGTGLLPRLKHIESLEETVPYPTPEARVAYAMEQFGIYNK; this is translated from the coding sequence ATGTTTAGTAGATTTACTTCTCCGTCAAAACTAAAAGCAAAAGGCATCATGGGTATGAACCAACGTAACGGCAGCTATATTGGCCGTTACAATGACAGAAGCAAATACCCATTGGTTGATGACAAATTAAAAACCAAGATCATCGCCGAAAAAGCAGGGGCAACCGTTCCAAAGCTAATTGGTGTGATCGATAGTCAAGCTGAAGTGAAAAATATTCACAACATCGTTAAAGACTGGCCTGGCTTTGTTATTAAACCAGCTCAAGGAAGCGGTGGTAAGGGTATACTTGTTGTAACATCACACAAAGATGGCGTTTATACTAAACCATCTGGTGCTGAAGCTTCAAAACAAGATGTTGAACGCCATATTACCAATACCCTCGCTGGTCTTTTCTCATTGGGTGGTAAGAATGACGTTGCGGTTATCGAGAACTTAATTCAATTTGATGACGTTTTTGATGGATTCAGTTATGAAGGTGTACCTGATGTACGAATTATCGTATTTAAAGGCTACCCTGTTATGGCTATGATGCGTTTATCAACATCAGACTCAGATGGTAAAGCTAACCTACACCAAGGGGCTGTGGGTGTTGGTATAGATATTGGTACAGGTAAAGCAGTACGCGCAGTACAGTTTGATTTACCAGTAGAAACGCACCCTGATACAGGTAAGCTACTCAGTACACTTGAAGTACCTCATTGGGAAAAGTTACTAACGCTGGCATCAAGTGCTTGGGAAATGACGGGCTTAGGCTATATGGGGACTGATATGGTTCTTGATAAAGAATATGGTCCTATGGTTTTAGAGCTGAATGCTCGTCCAGGCCTTGCGATTCAAATTGCAAACGGTACGGGTTTATTACCTAGACTGAAGCATATTGAGAGCTTAGAAGAAACCGTTCCTTACCCTACCCCAGAAGCTCGTGTAGCCTACGCTATGGAGCAGTTTGGTATTTATAACAAATAA
- a CDS encoding inactive transglutaminase family protein: MPSRVPFYFLISLLIVAGLTLSWLRHDSYGVPWTPGERSQVWDVEARIQFDAVNKPVKVSMAAPQTQTGFTIVDESASSPGYGIAYLTTEHGRRAEWTIRQADGPQTLYYKTQILVDPQASATIEPPKTEKPEAVTFEGPHEAAAISLLEQARQRSSNDITLTRELIKQFNDKDNQNASLLLNDLTKVQAISKLLSFESIHNKVVGTLWLEDGRRRQSVQHMIEVWNGEHWKLFNPETGEQGQPSNLLLWDETNVSLLDVVGGKNSQIHFSMIAQEISPAAATDKKVEADNLLNFSIHSLPLEEQSMFKTIMLIPIGALIVVFLRIIIGLKTSGTFMPVLIAVAFVQTQLVTGIVGFLLIVGTGLIIRSYLSKLNLLLVARISAVIITVIMIISLFTIVAFKIGLTAGLSITFFPMIILSWTVERMSILWEEEGWKEVATQGGGSLLTAVIIYIAMTNPFVQHLTFNFIGIQLIVLALILMLGNYTGYRLSELRRFKPLAED, translated from the coding sequence ATGCCATCAAGAGTGCCTTTTTATTTTCTTATCTCGCTATTAATTGTTGCAGGACTTACATTGAGCTGGCTTCGCCATGACTCATATGGTGTGCCTTGGACTCCAGGAGAAAGAAGCCAAGTATGGGATGTAGAAGCCCGTATTCAATTTGATGCTGTAAATAAGCCTGTTAAGGTTTCTATGGCTGCTCCACAAACTCAAACAGGCTTTACTATTGTTGATGAAAGTGCTTCATCACCAGGCTATGGTATTGCTTACTTAACAACAGAGCATGGACGTCGCGCTGAATGGACAATTCGTCAAGCCGATGGACCTCAAACGCTCTACTATAAAACTCAAATTTTAGTGGATCCTCAAGCTAGCGCAACGATTGAGCCACCTAAAACTGAGAAGCCAGAAGCTGTAACATTTGAAGGACCACATGAAGCAGCAGCAATTTCATTACTAGAACAAGCACGTCAACGTTCTTCTAATGACATTACACTAACTCGTGAGCTTATTAAGCAGTTTAATGATAAAGATAACCAAAATGCATCATTACTTCTTAATGACCTGACTAAAGTTCAAGCCATTTCAAAACTACTTAGCTTTGAGAGCATTCATAATAAAGTGGTTGGTACTCTTTGGTTAGAAGATGGCCGTCGTCGTCAATCAGTTCAACATATGATTGAAGTATGGAACGGTGAGCATTGGAAACTATTTAACCCAGAAACTGGCGAACAAGGCCAACCATCAAATTTACTTCTTTGGGATGAGACTAACGTTTCATTGCTGGATGTTGTTGGTGGTAAAAACAGCCAAATTCATTTCTCTATGATTGCACAGGAAATTTCTCCTGCTGCAGCTACGGATAAAAAAGTAGAAGCAGATAACTTATTAAACTTCTCAATTCACAGTCTACCTCTTGAAGAACAATCGATGTTTAAAACCATCATGTTGATTCCAATTGGTGCTTTGATTGTTGTTTTCTTAAGAATCATTATCGGCTTAAAAACCTCTGGTACTTTCATGCCAGTTCTAATTGCGGTTGCATTTGTACAAACACAGTTAGTTACAGGTATTGTGGGTTTCTTATTGATTGTTGGTACTGGTCTAATTATCCGAAGTTACTTATCAAAACTTAACTTACTCTTAGTTGCCAGGATCTCAGCCGTTATCATCACGGTTATTATGATCATTTCCCTGTTTACTATCGTTGCATTCAAGATTGGATTAACAGCGGGTCTAAGTATCACGTTCTTCCCAATGATCATTCTATCTTGGACTGTTGAACGTATGTCTATCCTTTGGGAAGAAGAAGGTTGGAAAGAAGTTGCTACACAAGGTGGTGGTTCATTACTAACTGCGGTAATTATTTATATCGCAATGACAAACCCATTTGTACAGCATCTTACATTTAACTTCATTGGTATACAGCTAATTGTCTTAGCACTTATTCTAATGCTAGGTAACTACACAGGTTACCGACTAAGTGAGCTTCGTCGCTTTAAGCCATTAGCGGAGGACTAA